DNA from Flavobacteriales bacterium:
GGTGCGAGCCTTGGTGTTGTAGAACTTACCGTGGCGCTGCATTACGTATTCGATACGCCAGTGGATCAGCTGGTTTGGGACGTGGGTCACCAGGCATACGGGCACAAGATCTTGACCGGGCGTAGGGAAGTTTTTCACACGAACCGCAAGTATAAGGGCATTAGCGGTTTCCCGAAGCGAAGCGAGAGCGAGTACGATACGTTTGGAGTTGGGCACTCCAGCACTTCGATCTCGGCTGCTCTGGGCATGGCAGTGGCGAACCGCAAAAAGGGCAATATGCGCCAACATATTGCGGTGATTGGCGATGGAGCCATGACGGCCGGATTAGCCTACGAAGGGCTGAATCACGCCGGGGCCGAAGATTCGAACCTGCTTGTTATATTGAATGATAACTGCATGTCTATCGACCCAAATGTCGGGGCACTCAAGGAATACTTGACGGACATCACCACTTCACAAACCTACAACAAGGTGAAGGATGAGGTGTGGGAGCTGTTAGGCAAAGTCAGCAAATTTGGGCCTAATGCTCAGCGTATCGTTCAAAAGGTCGAGAATGCTGTAAAATCGGCTCTGCTGAAACAAAGTAACCTTTTCGAGAGCCTGAATTTCCGTTACTTCGGTCCGGTCGACGGACACGATGTCGACCACTTGGTTCACGTGCTCAATGACCTAAAAGATATTCCCGGGCCAAAGATTCTACATGCCGTTACAGTAAAGGGAAAAGGCTACGGGCCTGCCGAAGCTGGGAGCCCTACAAAATGGCATGCGCCGGGGTTGTTCGATAAAGAAACCGGTGAGATCGTTAAGTCCTCGAACAACAAACCTCAGCCTCCAAAGTACCAAGATGTATTTGGGCACACCATAATTGAGCTCGCCAAGGAAAACGAAAAGATCATGGGCGTTACGCCGGCCATGCCTACCGGATGTTCACTTAAGTATATGATGGAAGAAATGCCCGATCGCGCTTTCGACGTTGGGATCGCTGAACAACACGCGGTTACTTTCAGCGCTGGCTTGGCAACACAGGGAATGATTCCCTTCTGCAACATCTACAGTTCCTTTATGCAACGAGCCTACGATCAGGTCGTTCACGATGTTGCCCTGCAAAACCTCAATGTGGTCTTCTGCTTGGATCGCGCCGGAATGGCGGGGGCCGACGGACCAACCCACCACGGAGCTTTCGATATCTCATACATGCGCTGTATTCCGAACTTGATCGTAAGCGCGCCCATGAACGAGAGCGAACTGCGCAACCTTATGTTTACCGCCTCTCAGGACGACATGGGTGCTTTCGTCATTCGCTATCCTCGTGGAAACGGGGTCATGACCGAATGGCGCACACCGCTCGAACTCGTAGAGGTCAGAAAAGGCCGTAAAATTCGCGACGGTAAGGACATTGCCATCTTGACCATAGGCCATATCGGTAACTATGCGACGAAGGCCATTGAAACGCTTCAAAACGACGGTGTCGATGCCGCGCATTACGATATGCGATTCGTGAAACCCCTCGACGAAGAGCTTTTGGCCGAGGTATTTGAAAACCACGATCGGGTGATTACTGTTGAGGATGGCGCCCTCTCGGGCGGATTCGGATCGGCGGTGGTCGAGTGGATGTCGGACCAAGGGTTCAACTCACGGGTTTCCAGGCTGGGTATTCCGGATCGATTTATTGAACACGGTACACAAGATGAATTGTACAACGAGTGTGGCTACGACGCCGATAGCATTCGCCAAGCAGCTCTTGAACTGCTCGGTGAAAAAGTGCTCGACTCCTTGAAATAAAAAAAAGCCGCTTCAAGAGAAGCGGCTTTGGGATTAGGGGTTACTTGACGTCCCTTACGCCCAATGGATCATTCTCGTCCAAGAATTTCGTGGTATAATTACCTTTCTTGAAATCTTCGTTAGCAAAAAGCGCTTGGTGGAATGGGATCGTGGTCTTAACACCTTCGATCACGAATTCATCCAATGCTCTTCTCATTTTGGCCACGGCCTCTTCACGCGTTTGTGCAACGGTGATCAATTTAGCGATCATGGAGTCGTAGTAGGGCGGAATCACATAACCCGCATACACGTGCGTGTCGATTCGCACCCCGTGCCCTCCCGGTGCGTGGAAGTTGGTGATCTTCCCGGGACTAGGCCTAAAATCGTTATACGGATCCTCCGCGTTGATGCGGCATTCGATCGCGTGCAATTCGGGCTCGTAGTTCTTTCCTGAGATCTTTTCACCCGCAGCAACTTTGATTTGCTCCCAGATCAGATCGTACATGATCACTTCCTCAGTGATCGGGTGCTCTACCTGAATACGGGTATTCATCTCCATGAAGTAAAAGTCTCCGTGCTTATCTACCAAGAATTCTACCGTACCGGCTCCTTCGTATTTTACAACCTCGGCTGCCTTAATAGCGGCTTTACCCATCTTGCGACGAAGCGAAGCGGTCATGAATGGAGATGGAGTCTCTTCTACGAGTTTTTGATGTCGACGTTGGATCGAGCAATCGCGCTCGCTCAAGTGGCAAGCCTTTCCGCGATTATCTCCAACGATTTGGATCTCGATATGGCGAGGCTCTTCAATGAACTTCTCCATATACATACCGTCATTTCCGAAGGCAGCACCTGCCTCTTGCCGGGCTGAATCCCATGCTTTCTCAAGCTCATCCTCAGCTTTGACGACGCGCATTCCTCGTCCACCACCACCGGCGGTAGCCTTCAACATGACCGGGTACTTGATCTGCTTGGCCACCTCTATGGCTTCTTCCAAGCTGCCGAGAATCCCGTCAGATCCGGGAATGGTCGGTACACCTGCCTTGCGCATGGTTTCTTTGGCCGAAGCCTTGTCGCCCATGCTGTTGATTTGGTCAGGACTAGCTCCAATGAATTTGATACCGTGTTCTTCACAGATCTTGGAGAACTTGGCGTTTTCACTCAAGAATCCGTAGCCGGGATGAATAGCGTCGGCATTGGTGATCTCAGCAGCAGCAATGATGTTCGGAATCTTGAGGTATGATTCCGCACTACTTGCTGGTCCTATACAAACGGCTTCGTCGGCAAAACGAACGTGTAAACTTTCTTTGTCGGCCTGTGAATAAACCGCGACGGTTTTGATGCCCATCTCCTTACATGTTCGGATGACACGTAAAGCGATCTCACCGCGATTCGCCACAAGCACTTTATTGAACATCTTATTGCTCATGCGTGCGTGATTTTGCGCTCGTAAGAGCGGATTAGGATGGGTCAACCAAGAAGAGCGGCTGATCGTATTCTACAGGGCTCGAGTCTTCTGCGAGCACCTTCACGATCTTACCGGAGATCTCCGATTCGATTTCGTTGAAAAGCTTCATGGCTTCGATCACACATACGACCGAACCATCTTTAACTTCGTCCCCAACACTTATGAAAGGATCTTTATCCGGCGATGGACGCCGGTAGAATGTACCGATCATCGGCGAATTGATTTCCACGCACTTGGAGTCCTCAGCACTAGAGCCTGAATCCGCTTCCGTGGCCGAAGCTGGTGCTGCGGCAGCCGGGGCGGGGACTGTAGGAGCTGCTTGTACTTGTGGAGCGGCGGTTACAGGCACATGCTGCACTACCGTAGTTTCTTTTACCTCTTCGTCCCCCTTCGTTTTGATGTAGATCTTTACCCCATCCGTTTCGAGCTCAACTTCTGTGGCTCCAGATCTTGCCACGAAACGAATTAGACTCTGGATTTCCTTTAGATCCATGTGATTCGGGTTTAGCGTATTAAAACAAAGCTAATAATTATATCAAGAATCGTAAGCCCACGTCAAATAAAGTGAGCCCCAGGTAAATCCGCCACCAAAAGCGGCGAATATTATGTTATCTCCCTTCTTTAATTGCTTTTCATAGTCGTGCAAGCAAAGCGGGAGTGTTCCGTTGGTCGTGTTACCGTATTTGTGAATGTTGAGCATCACCTTTTCGGATCCAACGCCCATTCTACGTGCAGTAGCGTCGATGATCCGCTTATTGGCTTGGTGGGGCACCAACCAGGCAACATCGTCTGCGGTTAGTCCATTGCGCTCCATGATCTGTGCGCTTACCTCGGCCATATTCGTTACGGCGAACTTAAATACTTGTTGGCCCTCTTGGTAAACGAAGTGCTCTTTCGCAGCAACAGTATCTTCATTTGGCGGATACATAGAACCGCCGGCCTTGATCTTCAGGAATTGACGACCAGCTCCGTCGGAGTGTAGAATTTCATCTTGTAATCCGTAGCCTTCTTCGTTGGGTTCGAGTAAAACGGCACCCGCACCATCTCCAAAAATGACGCAAGTAGTTCGGTCGGTGTAATCAATGATTGAAGACATCTTGTCTGAACCGATCACCAACACTTTTTTGTATCGTCCACTTTCGATAAACTTGACACCTGTGGCCAAGCCGTACAAAAATCCCGAACAGGCGGCCATTAGGTCATAGCCGAATGCGTTTACAGCCCCGATTTCGGTTGCCGTGTAGGTTGCAGTTGCTGCAACTGGCATGTCCGGTGTGGCTGTAGAAACCAAGACCATGTCGATCTCGGCCGGATTCAAATTCTTTTTCTCGATGATTTCCTGAGCGGCTTTGATCGCCATGTAGCTCGCTCCGAGTCCTTCGCCTTTTAGTATGTGACGTTCTTTGACCCCGGTACGCGTTGTGATCCACTCATTGGTGGTATCTACCATTTTCTCCAGTTCCGCGTTCGTCAGGACATAGTCCGGAACATAACCACCTACTGCAGTAATGGCTGCTCTGATATTTCCCATAGGATTCATTCGTTAGGTCGCCGCTAAGGTACTACCAAAAAAGAAAGTAGATTCGGCTACGAAAACCAAATCTACTTAATCCTTTCTTGAACAGTGCGTGCCTTGGATTACAATTCCTCTTTCTCCATTACCACTTTGCCCTTGTAGTACAGCTTACCTTCGCTCCAGTAAGCACGGTGATACAAGTGAGGCTCTCCGGTGGTCGGACAAGTAGCAATCGTAGGTGCAGTCGCCGTGTAATGCGTACGGCGTTTATCGCGACGGGTCTTCGACTGTTTGCGCTTTGGATGTGCCATGTCTATCTATTTACGTTCGTTGCTCAATCTTTTAATAGATCCTTTAGTTTATCCCACCGCGGATCGGTATCATCACCTTCTGAATCATCCCCCTCTTCCGAGGCTCCTGGACTCAATTGTTCCAATCGGTCCAGAATGTCCGAATTCAATGTGCCATCGGCCAAACCCGGATGTTCCTTTTTCATCGGAATGGAAAGCTCGATGATGTCCCTTATGAACGGGCTTACATCTACTTTCACAGCTTCGTAAGGTAAAATCAGCACTTCTTCATCGTCGTCGTTGAATTCATGGCCGAACTTAACGACCCATTCAGCGTTTTCGTCGATGGGGTGATCAAAAGGCTCATCGGTAACGTCGCATCGCAACTCTACCTTCCCTTTAAATGCAAAAGACAATTCAAGCATGCGCTCGGACTTGTCCATTTCCATTTCTACCTCAACATCGAAATTCTGATGCTCCTGCGATCCAAAAAAACTAAAGAATTCGTCGTCCACATGAAACTCGAACTGATGCTTTCCCAATGCCAGTCCCGTAAACGGAATGCTGAACTCCTTCAAATCCTTCATCGCATCTCGATTTCAATGGGCCTGCAAAGATATGAAAAGAATAGGAAAAGCGAAGTCTATTTTACCTCTTCTTGCTTGATTAGCGGATTTTTAGCCCATTCTCGGTGTCGTGAGCGTCGCACAAAGATGTCTTTGGCCATGTATAGTGCTTCGCGGAACGATTCTTCATTAGCGATGCCTTTTCCCGCGATATCGTACGCCGTACCGTGATCCGGAGAGGTTCGAACAACCGGTAAGC
Protein-coding regions in this window:
- a CDS encoding DUF177 domain-containing protein, translated to MKDLKEFSIPFTGLALGKHQFEFHVDDEFFSFFGSQEHQNFDVEVEMEMDKSERMLELSFAFKGKVELRCDVTDEPFDHPIDENAEWVVKFGHEFNDDDEEVLILPYEAVKVDVSPFIRDIIELSIPMKKEHPGLADGTLNSDILDRLEQLSPGASEEGDDSEGDDTDPRWDKLKDLLKD
- the rpmF gene encoding 50S ribosomal protein L32, whose product is MAHPKRKQSKTRRDKRRTHYTATAPTIATCPTTGEPHLYHRAYWSEGKLYYKGKVVMEKEEL
- a CDS encoding ketoacyl-ACP synthase III encodes the protein MGNIRAAITAVGGYVPDYVLTNAELEKMVDTTNEWITTRTGVKERHILKGEGLGASYMAIKAAQEIIEKKNLNPAEIDMVLVSTATPDMPVAATATYTATEIGAVNAFGYDLMAACSGFLYGLATGVKFIESGRYKKVLVIGSDKMSSIIDYTDRTTCVIFGDGAGAVLLEPNEEGYGLQDEILHSDGAGRQFLKIKAGGSMYPPNEDTVAAKEHFVYQEGQQVFKFAVTNMAEVSAQIMERNGLTADDVAWLVPHQANKRIIDATARRMGVGSEKVMLNIHKYGNTTNGTLPLCLHDYEKQLKKGDNIIFAAFGGGFTWGSLYLTWAYDS
- the accC gene encoding acetyl-CoA carboxylase biotin carboxylase subunit, whose protein sequence is MFNKVLVANRGEIALRVIRTCKEMGIKTVAVYSQADKESLHVRFADEAVCIGPASSAESYLKIPNIIAAAEITNADAIHPGYGFLSENAKFSKICEEHGIKFIGASPDQINSMGDKASAKETMRKAGVPTIPGSDGILGSLEEAIEVAKQIKYPVMLKATAGGGGRGMRVVKAEDELEKAWDSARQEAGAAFGNDGMYMEKFIEEPRHIEIQIVGDNRGKACHLSERDCSIQRRHQKLVEETPSPFMTASLRRKMGKAAIKAAEVVKYEGAGTVEFLVDKHGDFYFMEMNTRIQVEHPITEEVIMYDLIWEQIKVAAGEKISGKNYEPELHAIECRINAEDPYNDFRPSPGKITNFHAPGGHGVRIDTHVYAGYVIPPYYDSMIAKLITVAQTREEAVAKMRRALDEFVIEGVKTTIPFHQALFANEDFKKGNYTTKFLDENDPLGVRDVK
- the dxs gene encoding 1-deoxy-D-xylulose-5-phosphate synthase — translated: MEFKPGALLAQINSPEDLRKLDKGQLKQVSTELRDFIVDLVSVKGGHFGASLGVVELTVALHYVFDTPVDQLVWDVGHQAYGHKILTGRREVFHTNRKYKGISGFPKRSESEYDTFGVGHSSTSISAALGMAVANRKKGNMRQHIAVIGDGAMTAGLAYEGLNHAGAEDSNLLVILNDNCMSIDPNVGALKEYLTDITTSQTYNKVKDEVWELLGKVSKFGPNAQRIVQKVENAVKSALLKQSNLFESLNFRYFGPVDGHDVDHLVHVLNDLKDIPGPKILHAVTVKGKGYGPAEAGSPTKWHAPGLFDKETGEIVKSSNNKPQPPKYQDVFGHTIIELAKENEKIMGVTPAMPTGCSLKYMMEEMPDRAFDVGIAEQHAVTFSAGLATQGMIPFCNIYSSFMQRAYDQVVHDVALQNLNVVFCLDRAGMAGADGPTHHGAFDISYMRCIPNLIVSAPMNESELRNLMFTASQDDMGAFVIRYPRGNGVMTEWRTPLELVEVRKGRKIRDGKDIAILTIGHIGNYATKAIETLQNDGVDAAHYDMRFVKPLDEELLAEVFENHDRVITVEDGALSGGFGSAVVEWMSDQGFNSRVSRLGIPDRFIEHGTQDELYNECGYDADSIRQAALELLGEKVLDSLK
- the accB gene encoding acetyl-CoA carboxylase biotin carboxyl carrier protein; protein product: MDLKEIQSLIRFVARSGATEVELETDGVKIYIKTKGDEEVKETTVVQHVPVTAAPQVQAAPTVPAPAAAAPASATEADSGSSAEDSKCVEINSPMIGTFYRRPSPDKDPFISVGDEVKDGSVVCVIEAMKLFNEIESEISGKIVKVLAEDSSPVEYDQPLFLVDPS